One genomic window of Undibacterium cyanobacteriorum includes the following:
- a CDS encoding ABC transporter ATP-binding protein — MANRAPNPPQIGDARQTPFAIDVQGLSKLYNGRAVVDQVNLQVAQGKICGFLGPNGSGKTTTIRMLCGLLTPDAGSGHCLGLDIFREATQIRRQVGYMTQKFGLYEDLSIRQNLDFIARLFELPHRKDAVDASLERLGLSSRASQLAGALSGGWKQRLALAACMIHEPKLLLLDEPTAGVDPKARREFWDQIHHLAAEGITVLVSTHYMDEAERCHELVYIAYGKILARGTESEIIDQSKLKVWTLQGQQLGRFLETLKQADGVLSVAAFGNAVHVAGLDEDLVMRALHSLPNDGSLSIASCRANLEDVFISMIAAAPDNFQHQRGQA; from the coding sequence ATTGCAAACCGTGCCCCTAATCCCCCTCAGATTGGCGACGCAAGGCAGACTCCATTCGCGATTGACGTGCAAGGATTAAGCAAGTTGTACAACGGTCGTGCTGTGGTCGATCAAGTTAATTTACAAGTCGCGCAGGGGAAAATCTGCGGCTTTCTCGGGCCAAATGGTAGCGGCAAAACCACCACGATACGAATGCTGTGCGGACTACTGACACCCGATGCTGGGAGTGGTCATTGTCTTGGCCTTGATATCTTCCGTGAAGCGACGCAGATTCGTCGTCAAGTCGGTTACATGACGCAGAAATTCGGTCTCTATGAAGATCTCTCAATACGCCAAAATCTGGATTTCATCGCGCGGTTGTTCGAGCTGCCCCATCGCAAAGATGCGGTCGATGCGTCCTTAGAACGCCTCGGTCTGAGTTCGCGTGCATCGCAATTAGCCGGTGCACTCTCTGGCGGTTGGAAACAACGTTTGGCGCTCGCCGCCTGCATGATCCACGAGCCGAAATTACTGTTATTGGATGAACCCACAGCTGGTGTCGACCCGAAAGCCCGGCGCGAATTCTGGGATCAAATTCATCACCTCGCGGCAGAAGGCATCACGGTGTTGGTCTCCACGCACTACATGGATGAAGCCGAGCGTTGTCACGAATTGGTCTACATCGCCTACGGAAAAATTCTCGCACGCGGTACCGAAAGTGAAATTATTGATCAATCCAAACTCAAAGTCTGGACACTACAAGGCCAACAACTCGGGCGTTTCTTAGAAACACTCAAACAAGCCGATGGCGTACTGAGCGTCGCCGCCTTTGGTAATGCAGTGCATGTGGCGGGACTCGATGAAGACTTGGTCATGCGCGCTCTACATAGCCTACCGAATGATGGATCACTCTCGATTGCCTCGTGCCGCGCCAATTTGGAGGACGTGTTTATCAGCATGATCGCTGCCGCGCCGGACAATTTTCAACATCAGCGAGGTCAAGCATGA
- a CDS encoding HlyD family secretion protein, translated as MSKSAFAPTLKQHRPIPSLRANIQALFPSLLLGATVLALSACSAPTTSSWTGYVEGEYLYISSPLGGRIEQLQVQAGQEVTQQAPLFTLDKEAELASVEEANARALAAKAQALNTEKGKRQEEIAVTKAQLASAEAQAALAQNELQRQQQLVAQGFISKAKMDDAATAVKLSSARVTELKAALAVAQLPARNDERTAASANATAAEQVVKQIGWRAKQKTEIAPQAGIIADVFFRGGEVVSPGQPVLSLLPPGNVKLRFYVPEAELASIKPGQQVQIHCDGCAENINATISRIATQAEYTPPVIYSNAQRAKLMFLVEARPDPAQAKALHVGQPIDVRLVKSNTAATEKKS; from the coding sequence ATGTCTAAGTCAGCCTTTGCTCCGACGTTGAAACAACACCGCCCCATTCCATCATTGCGAGCCAATATTCAAGCGCTCTTCCCCAGCTTATTGCTTGGCGCGACTGTGTTGGCGTTGAGTGCCTGCAGCGCACCGACGACTTCGAGCTGGACCGGCTACGTCGAAGGCGAATATCTCTACATTTCCTCTCCCTTGGGCGGCCGCATCGAACAATTACAAGTACAAGCCGGACAAGAGGTCACGCAGCAAGCGCCCTTGTTCACACTCGACAAAGAAGCCGAGCTCGCCAGTGTAGAAGAAGCCAACGCCCGCGCTCTCGCCGCCAAAGCGCAAGCCTTGAATACAGAAAAAGGCAAACGCCAAGAAGAGATCGCCGTGACCAAGGCGCAATTAGCGAGTGCCGAAGCCCAAGCTGCCTTGGCGCAAAACGAATTACAACGCCAGCAGCAATTGGTCGCACAAGGTTTCATTTCCAAGGCCAAGATGGATGATGCCGCGACCGCAGTGAAACTCAGTAGTGCCCGCGTCACCGAATTGAAAGCAGCACTAGCGGTAGCGCAACTGCCAGCGCGCAACGACGAGCGTACCGCGGCCTCGGCCAACGCTACCGCAGCTGAACAAGTAGTCAAACAAATCGGCTGGCGCGCCAAGCAAAAAACCGAGATCGCACCGCAAGCCGGTATCATCGCCGATGTATTTTTCCGTGGCGGTGAAGTCGTCAGCCCTGGACAGCCAGTGCTCAGCTTACTACCGCCGGGCAATGTCAAACTGCGCTTCTATGTACCTGAAGCTGAACTCGCCAGTATCAAGCCTGGTCAGCAAGTGCAAATCCATTGTGATGGCTGCGCTGAGAACATCAATGCCACCATTAGTCGCATCGCTACGCAAGCCGAATACACGCCGCCAGTGATCTACTCAAACGCCCAACGCGCCAAACTCATGTTCTTGGTCGAAGCACGCCCAGATCCAGCGCAGGCCAAAGCCCTACACGTGGGGCAACCGATCGATGTGCGTCTCGTCAAATCGAACACGGCTGCGACGGAGAAAAAATCGTGA
- a CDS encoding TetR/AcrR family transcriptional regulator, with protein MARPSQNIDQALLNSGRALFPQCGCKNLSLRQLTEHANCNMGMFHYHFRSKDNFLATLLQNMYEELFAQLQAETEHPGTPIERLAHTMVMLARLLREHGHWLGRVWSDAAHGESVAQEFLKKNGSRHMQLIISLIMQAKLDGSLGEIAPMQAFTFLMGSIAAPMVIAPRVMQLGFAPQFFHQQMQDTVLSDEAIVERVQRALYALQIPKSSLASGEPHV; from the coding sequence ATGGCAAGACCCTCTCAAAACATCGATCAAGCACTGCTCAATAGTGGTCGAGCTTTGTTTCCGCAATGCGGCTGCAAAAATCTCTCTTTGCGGCAACTGACCGAGCATGCCAACTGCAATATGGGCATGTTTCACTATCACTTCCGTAGCAAAGACAATTTTCTGGCGACGCTGCTGCAGAACATGTACGAAGAATTATTCGCACAATTGCAAGCGGAGACGGAACACCCCGGCACACCGATTGAACGATTAGCACACACCATGGTGATGTTGGCGCGCTTGCTGCGCGAGCATGGTCATTGGTTAGGTCGGGTCTGGTCCGATGCGGCTCATGGTGAAAGCGTGGCACAAGAATTCTTGAAGAAAAATGGCTCGCGTCACATGCAGCTCATCATCAGTTTGATCATGCAAGCCAAGCTCGACGGCAGCTTGGGCGAGATCGCGCCGATGCAAGCCTTCACCTTCTTGATGGGCTCAATTGCGGCACCGATGGTGATCGCACCGCGCGTCATGCAACTCGGCTTCGCACCACAATTCTTTCATCAGCAAATGCAAGACACTGTGCTCAGTGATGAAGCCATCGTCGAACGCGTGCAACGCGCTTTGTATGCGCTACAAATTCCTAAGTCTTCCCTCGCCTCTGGAGAACCCCATGTCTAA
- a CDS encoding methyl-accepting chemotaxis protein, which yields MMKVSTRLGILIASMALVVFVVSGIGLFGLIKANEAIQTIYEDRTTPAVDLGRIQLFVVDNRLAIANALVEQRSEVTAQSVETLQANMASITKLWDAYMATYLTPEEAKIAQRFAEHRKAYVQQGLLPALAALKNNDLETARQLMVEKVTPLMIPVKKAGDDLLQLQMDVAKHEYDAAVSRYIGIRNTSMVVTSLGLLLAVLFGWYTVKTIRGQLGAEPAEVARVAQAIAGGDLTQDFDVPESDTSSLLFNMREMNNSLATVVGQVRGATDTIATSSTQIATGNMDLSSRTEEQASSLEETASALEELTSTVRHNADNAREATKLAVTASDVAAKGGNVVAEVVSTMGNINESSKRIVDIISVIDGIAFQTNILALNAAVEAARAGEQGRGFAVVASEVRALAQRSASAAKEIKDLIANSVEQVEVGARLVDQAGATINEVVESVQRVTSVVREISEASNEQSVGIEQINIAITGMDNVTQQNAALVEEAAAAAASLQDQAQELSKLVNMFKLREAGVMSLHHGFRRVASGSQALRLSA from the coding sequence ATGATGAAAGTTTCGACACGTTTGGGAATCTTGATTGCGAGTATGGCGTTGGTTGTTTTTGTGGTCAGTGGAATTGGCTTGTTTGGACTAATAAAGGCGAATGAAGCGATTCAAACCATTTACGAAGATAGAACGACCCCAGCGGTTGATCTTGGTCGCATTCAGCTCTTTGTTGTGGATAATCGCCTGGCAATTGCGAACGCTTTAGTCGAGCAAAGAAGTGAGGTGACGGCGCAAAGTGTGGAAACTTTGCAAGCCAACATGGCTAGCATCACTAAACTCTGGGATGCGTACATGGCGACCTATCTGACACCAGAGGAAGCGAAGATTGCGCAACGATTTGCTGAGCATCGCAAAGCCTACGTGCAACAAGGCTTGCTGCCAGCGCTCGCGGCTTTAAAAAACAATGATCTGGAAACGGCGCGTCAGTTGATGGTGGAGAAGGTCACACCACTCATGATCCCAGTGAAAAAGGCTGGCGATGATTTGTTGCAACTTCAGATGGATGTCGCCAAACATGAGTATGATGCGGCAGTGTCGCGCTATATCGGCATCCGAAATACCTCGATGGTGGTGACCAGTTTGGGCCTATTACTGGCGGTGCTATTTGGTTGGTACACCGTGAAAACCATTCGTGGTCAATTGGGAGCGGAGCCAGCGGAAGTGGCGCGAGTCGCACAAGCGATTGCCGGTGGCGATCTCACCCAAGATTTTGATGTGCCTGAGAGCGACACCTCGAGTCTCTTGTTCAACATGCGTGAAATGAACAATAGTTTAGCTACTGTCGTCGGACAAGTGCGTGGTGCGACTGATACCATTGCCACATCGTCGACCCAGATTGCCACAGGGAATATGGATTTGTCCTCACGCACCGAAGAACAAGCCAGCTCACTGGAAGAGACTGCGTCAGCACTTGAGGAGCTGACGAGTACTGTTCGCCACAATGCCGATAATGCACGTGAAGCGACTAAGTTGGCAGTGACTGCATCAGATGTTGCTGCCAAAGGCGGCAATGTGGTGGCTGAGGTTGTGAGCACCATGGGAAATATCAATGAGTCTTCGAAGCGCATCGTTGACATCATTAGTGTGATCGATGGTATCGCATTTCAAACCAATATTTTGGCTTTAAATGCCGCGGTGGAAGCGGCGCGTGCGGGCGAACAAGGCCGTGGCTTTGCAGTCGTGGCGTCTGAAGTTCGAGCCTTGGCACAGCGTTCGGCGAGTGCGGCCAAAGAGATCAAGGATTTAATCGCAAACTCAGTTGAGCAAGTTGAGGTCGGTGCGCGTTTAGTGGACCAAGCAGGCGCCACCATCAATGAGGTTGTTGAGAGCGTGCAGAGGGTCACTTCTGTGGTACGCGAGATTAGCGAAGCCAGCAATGAACAATCGGTGGGCATCGAACAAATCAATATCGCGATTACCGGTATGGACAATGTGACGCAACAAAATGCTGCATTAGTCGAAGAAGCGGCAGCCGCAGCGGCTTCATTGCAAGATCAAGCGCAGGAATTATCAAAACTGGTGAACATGTTTAAGCTGCGTGAGGCGGGTGTGATGAGCTTACACCATGGTTTCCGTCGCGTCGCTAGTGGATCACAGGCTTTACGTTTAAGTGCTTGA
- a CDS encoding metal-dependent hydrolase family protein, whose product MKHLQKVLFLTAALAGTQMTGVAMAAESSNAVVIKAARMLNAQDGKWIAPAMLVVRDDKIVAAGSSVSVPNGAKVIDLGNKSLLPGLIDMHTHLTGDPESAGYSVVALSMPRVALTGAKNARLTLEAGFTTVRDVGAEGYTDIALRDAINAGDVPGPRMVASGPALGITGGHCDETIHAPEYKISASGVADGVDAVMKKTREVIKYGAGVIKFCATGGVLSFGDDPRTSQYTLEEMKTIVSEAHRLGRKVAAHAHGGDGIKLAVLAGVDSIEHGSYIDEEGAKLMKEHKTWLVPTVYLGDWLVQNAEAIKLPLPLLEKAKVVLPDARKHIAKAIAAGVPIAFGTDAAVYPHGLNGREFAVLTKLGMSNADAIRTATINASKLLGWEDKVGSLDKDKFADIIAVDGDPLKDITELERVKWVMKGGKVVKTVQ is encoded by the coding sequence ATGAAACATCTTCAAAAGGTCTTGTTCCTGACTGCTGCTCTGGCTGGCACGCAGATGACGGGCGTGGCGATGGCGGCTGAGTCGAGCAATGCCGTTGTGATTAAAGCAGCACGCATGTTGAATGCACAAGACGGCAAATGGATTGCACCAGCAATGCTGGTGGTGCGTGACGATAAAATTGTTGCGGCGGGCAGCAGCGTCAGTGTTCCAAATGGTGCGAAAGTGATCGATCTTGGCAATAAGTCTTTACTACCAGGCTTGATTGATATGCATACCCATTTAACAGGTGATCCGGAAAGTGCGGGTTACTCGGTGGTGGCATTGTCGATGCCGCGTGTAGCGTTGACTGGCGCGAAAAACGCACGCCTGACTTTGGAAGCTGGCTTTACCACAGTGCGTGACGTAGGTGCAGAAGGCTACACTGATATCGCTTTGCGCGATGCCATTAATGCAGGTGATGTTCCAGGTCCGCGCATGGTAGCTTCAGGCCCAGCTTTGGGTATTACGGGCGGCCATTGCGACGAGACCATCCATGCGCCTGAATACAAAATCTCTGCATCGGGTGTTGCTGATGGCGTGGATGCGGTCATGAAGAAAACGCGCGAAGTGATCAAGTACGGTGCTGGTGTCATTAAGTTCTGCGCGACGGGTGGCGTACTTTCATTTGGCGATGATCCACGTACATCTCAATATACGCTCGAAGAAATGAAAACGATCGTGAGTGAAGCCCATCGTTTGGGTCGTAAGGTGGCGGCGCATGCGCACGGCGGTGACGGTATCAAATTGGCGGTGTTGGCTGGTGTTGATTCGATCGAACACGGCTCTTATATTGACGAAGAAGGCGCTAAGTTGATGAAGGAACATAAGACTTGGTTGGTACCCACGGTCTACTTAGGCGATTGGTTGGTGCAAAATGCAGAAGCCATAAAGTTGCCATTACCTTTGTTAGAAAAAGCCAAAGTCGTTTTGCCGGATGCACGTAAACACATCGCTAAGGCGATCGCTGCAGGCGTACCAATTGCCTTTGGGACTGATGCAGCCGTATACCCGCATGGCCTGAATGGTCGTGAATTCGCAGTCTTAACGAAGCTAGGAATGAGCAATGCGGACGCGATTCGTACAGCGACAATCAACGCTTCCAAACTTTTAGGCTGGGAAGATAAAGTTGGCTCCTTGGATAAGGATAAGTTTGCCGACATCATTGCGGTCGATGGCGATCCATTAAAAGACATCACCGAACTCGAACGCGTGAAGTGGGTGATGAAGGGCGGTAAAGTGGTAAAGACAGTTCAGTGA
- a CDS encoding TOBE domain-containing protein, whose product MSKAERPSAPAPSPERAKKKTSQKSRKTQQQVELKADVWLHMNGEKFGGKQRLALLAAVAETGSITQAAKQIDLSYKAAWDAIEQMNNLAGEPLLERAVGGKGGGGTRLTERGQQLVDNFRIIEQEQALFLQRIQDASQGLHHLIDEALLIKKMNMKTSIRNQYRGVVSHIKTGAVNDEITVRIAGAQDIIAIITHDSTLELELDIGSEVFALVSPSSIVLMEQNPESTQIKLSARNRLTGKISRISTGAINTDISITLAGGAVMSAVITNESCEEMQLKKGQQVQALFKASAVILGVAV is encoded by the coding sequence ATGAGCAAAGCTGAGCGCCCATCCGCACCGGCACCAAGCCCTGAGCGAGCAAAAAAGAAAACATCGCAGAAATCGAGAAAGACGCAGCAGCAAGTCGAACTCAAGGCCGATGTTTGGCTACACATGAATGGTGAAAAGTTTGGTGGCAAACAAAGGCTTGCCTTATTGGCAGCGGTCGCTGAGACTGGCTCGATTACGCAGGCAGCAAAGCAGATTGATCTCAGCTACAAAGCCGCGTGGGATGCGATTGAACAAATGAATAATTTAGCGGGCGAACCTTTGCTCGAACGCGCCGTTGGTGGCAAAGGTGGTGGTGGCACGCGTTTGACTGAGCGTGGTCAACAATTAGTGGACAATTTTCGCATCATCGAACAAGAACAAGCCCTTTTTCTGCAACGCATACAAGATGCTTCGCAAGGTTTGCATCACCTGATCGACGAGGCGCTCTTAATCAAAAAAATGAATATGAAAACCAGCATACGCAATCAATATCGAGGTGTCGTCAGCCACATCAAAACGGGCGCCGTGAATGATGAGATCACCGTGCGCATCGCTGGTGCACAAGACATTATCGCCATCATCACCCACGACAGCACATTGGAACTTGAGCTCGACATCGGCAGCGAAGTATTCGCCCTCGTCAGCCCTTCTTCTATCGTCCTGATGGAACAAAACCCAGAGTCCACCCAAATCAAGCTCTCAGCGCGCAATCGCCTCACAGGAAAAATCTCTCGCATCAGCACAGGTGCCATCAATACCGACATCAGCATCACGCTAGCCGGAGGAGCCGTGATGTCGGCGGTGATTACCAATGAAAGTTGTGAAGAGATGCAGCTTAAGAAAGGACAGCAGGTACAGGCTTTGTTTAAGGCTTCTGCGGTGATTTTGGGGGTGGCGGTGTGA
- a CDS encoding ABC transporter ATP-binding protein: MQFDLHFQKTLQHRLGEQHSSFTLDVQFKGDVQTLLIFGPSGAGKSCCLQMLAGLMKPNQGKIVIGDTPLFDAQSNLFVSAQERQFAYVFQDYALFPHLTVRQNIAFGLSKSWRNPNQQVQGPEIDALLHSFELEPLAHHYPDQLSGGQKQRTALARALITKPRLLLLDEPFAALDAGLKQKLREELRELQKRLAIPIVLISHDEADKTYFGEHLLELHEGKSRPVKGAPI; this comes from the coding sequence ATGCAATTCGATCTCCATTTTCAAAAGACTTTACAGCACCGATTAGGTGAACAGCACAGCAGTTTTACGCTCGATGTGCAATTCAAAGGCGATGTACAAACCCTGCTCATCTTCGGCCCCTCTGGCGCTGGCAAATCTTGCTGTTTGCAGATGTTGGCTGGCTTAATGAAGCCAAACCAAGGGAAGATCGTCATTGGCGACACTCCCCTGTTCGATGCCCAGTCAAATCTTTTTGTGTCGGCACAAGAACGTCAATTCGCCTACGTTTTCCAAGACTATGCGTTGTTCCCCCATTTGACCGTGCGACAAAATATCGCCTTCGGTTTAAGCAAGTCTTGGCGCAATCCAAATCAGCAAGTTCAAGGTCCTGAGATCGATGCACTCTTGCACAGTTTCGAACTTGAACCACTCGCGCATCACTATCCCGACCAACTCTCGGGTGGACAAAAACAGCGTACCGCATTGGCGCGTGCCCTCATCACCAAACCGCGCTTACTACTACTCGACGAGCCCTTCGCTGCGCTCGATGCCGGCTTAAAGCAAAAGCTGCGCGAAGAACTCCGTGAGTTACAAAAAAGGCTGGCGATTCCGATTGTTTTGATCAGTCATGACGAAGCAGACAAGACATATTTCGGCGAACACTTGCTGGAACTACACGAGGGCAAGAGTCGACCAGTGAAAGGAGCGCCGATATGA
- the modB gene encoding molybdate ABC transporter permease subunit translates to MNITWTALLLSLKVAGFATLINLFAATALAYGISRSRFWGRELLDSMLSLPMVMPPTVLGYYLLVLLGKKSGLGRFLYETFGIQLIFTWQAATIAAAVVALPLVYKPARAAFESVNPQFEQAAQTMGLSSWAIFCRISFPLAWRGILGGLLLGFARAFGEFGATLMVAGSIAGQTQTLSIAIYEAVQAGDDALANSMVLIASIVCIGVLLLANRLASGHTVRRATVK, encoded by the coding sequence ATGAACATCACCTGGACCGCTCTCTTACTCTCGCTGAAAGTCGCTGGCTTTGCGACGCTGATCAATTTATTTGCCGCAACCGCACTCGCCTACGGCATTTCACGCAGTCGTTTCTGGGGGCGAGAACTGCTCGATAGCATGCTGAGTTTGCCGATGGTGATGCCACCAACAGTGCTGGGCTACTATCTTCTGGTGCTACTCGGAAAAAAGAGTGGTTTAGGACGATTTTTGTATGAGACCTTCGGCATTCAATTGATCTTCACGTGGCAGGCCGCTACCATCGCCGCCGCCGTCGTCGCCCTCCCCTTGGTTTATAAGCCCGCTCGTGCGGCGTTTGAAAGCGTGAATCCACAATTTGAGCAAGCTGCACAAACCATGGGCTTGTCATCGTGGGCGATTTTTTGTCGTATTAGTTTCCCCTTAGCCTGGCGGGGTATCTTGGGTGGACTCTTATTGGGCTTCGCCCGCGCCTTCGGGGAATTCGGCGCGACTTTGATGGTTGCTGGCAGTATCGCCGGCCAGACACAAACACTTTCAATCGCCATCTACGAAGCCGTGCAAGCAGGCGATGATGCACTGGCCAACAGCATGGTCTTGATCGCATCAATCGTGTGTATTGGCGTACTCCTGCTGGCCAATCGACTCGCATCGGGCCATACGGTTCGACGTGCTACCGTGAAATAG
- the modA gene encoding molybdate ABC transporter substrate-binding protein, producing MPRLLFTLKAAALTVLLSHANSCAAEDLHVSAAASLSNAFKDIAQAYQTKYPSTKILLNFGASGALLQQIAKGAPADVFASADQETMDRAQQQNMILAKERINFTRNRLVLIQSNSSTIKLDRLNALQQTSIKRIAVGNPSSVPAGRYAVHALQDAKLHTALEAKLVLATNVRQALDYVARDEVEAGFVYASDAMTMSDRVKVALQIDLKQDISYPIAITTDSKKTAEAKRFIQFLTSAQAQAILKKYGSQNL from the coding sequence ATGCCACGACTCCTGTTCACTCTGAAAGCAGCGGCACTCACCGTACTCCTATCGCATGCGAACTCCTGCGCGGCGGAAGACCTTCATGTCTCAGCTGCCGCAAGCCTCAGCAACGCTTTTAAAGACATCGCACAGGCTTACCAAACCAAGTACCCTTCGACCAAAATTCTGCTAAATTTTGGCGCCTCGGGTGCGCTACTGCAGCAAATCGCTAAAGGCGCACCCGCCGACGTGTTTGCGAGTGCGGATCAAGAAACCATGGATCGCGCTCAACAACAAAACATGATTCTCGCGAAAGAGCGCATCAACTTTACGCGCAATCGTTTAGTCTTGATTCAATCCAATAGCAGCACCATCAAGCTGGACAGGCTCAACGCGCTACAACAAACCTCGATCAAGCGTATCGCGGTTGGCAATCCGAGTAGTGTTCCAGCAGGGCGCTATGCGGTTCATGCGCTGCAGGATGCTAAATTGCACACAGCGCTCGAAGCCAAATTGGTACTCGCAACGAACGTGCGCCAAGCGCTCGATTATGTAGCACGCGATGAAGTCGAAGCAGGTTTTGTTTATGCGAGTGATGCGATGACCATGAGCGATAGAGTCAAAGTCGCCCTACAGATCGATCTGAAACAAGATATCAGCTATCCGATCGCCATCACCACAGATAGCAAGAAAACGGCAGAGGCAAAACGCTTCATTCAATTCCTTACTTCTGCACAAGCGCAGGCGATCCTGAAAAAATATGGTTCTCAAAACTTGTAA